The genomic segment ATATGCCACATATTTCAGTATCAGACTGGCAACTGGGCAAAGTTGTCCATGAGCGATTTAATATCAGCTGTTTTATTGGCCATGATATTCGTAGTCTGGCGCTGGCTGAACACTACTTTGGCGCAACTCAGGATTGTGAAGACTCAATGCTTATCCGGGTTCACCGTGGAGCCGGGGCTGGTTTTATTATCAACGGTCAAATCTTCCTGGGAAAAAACCGTAACGTTGGTGAGATCGGTCATATTCAGATCGACCCATTAGGTGAACGCTGCTATTGCGGTAATTTCGGCTGTCTGGAAACTGTCGCGTCAAACTTTGCCATTGAACAACGGGTACGTAACCTTCTTAGCCAAGGTTATAACAGTAAGCTAACGCTGGATGACTGCAGCATCTCTGCTATCTGCAAAGCCGCGAATAAAGGTGATGATTTGGCCGTTAATGTGATTGATTATGTCGGCCATCAATTAGGTAAAGCGATTTCTATTGCCATTAACCTGTTTAATCCACAAAAAGTGGTTATATCCGGCGATATCACGGAAGCACAAAAAGTTCTGTTGTCCTCTATTCAACGCTGTATTGATAATCAGGTTTTGATTAACTTTCGACAAAACTTACCGTTGGTAACGACTCAATTAGACCATCGCTCTGCTATTGGCTCTTTTGCTTTGGTAAAACGCTCAATGCTTAATGGTGTTCTGTTACAGCATTTGCTGGGCGACAGTAACGACTAATATTAATTGCCTATAAAAAAGTTTTTTCACCTATCACCTGTCACATCATCTTGAAATCAGTGTAATGTTTTATTTAAAGGCATTGCACTGAAATAAACCTTCCATCGCACTAACCTGGTGCAAATCTGCTGCTATGCTAAAAAGTATCGTCCTGAATAAGGCGGTATTTGCTCTGCTATCTGACTAAAAATCTGGCTTAATTCTTGCTTAAGTTAATATGACCGAATTTAAGTAACTTCAATGACAACGGAATAAGAGAGATAACAATGTGTTCAATATTTGGTGTACTCGATATTAAGTCCGATCCGATTGAGCTGCGTAAAAAAGCATTAGAGATGTCTCGTCTTATGCGTCATCGTGGTCCTGACTGGTCCGGCGTCTACGCATCTGACACGGCAATACTCGCTCACGAACGTTTATCCATTGTCGATGTCAATAATGGCGCACAACCTCTGTATAACGCAGCGCATACTCATGTACTGGCAGTTAACGGTGAAATTTATAACCATCAGGAACTGCGCCGCCAGCTAAAAGATAAGTATGAATTTCAGACAGAGTCAGATTGTGAAGTTATTCTGGCTTTGTATCAGGAAAAAGGCATCGACTTTCTGGACGACCTTCAGGGGATGTTTGCCTTTATTTTGTATGACAGCACCAACAACAGCTACCTGTTAGGCCGTGACCATATTGGTATTATCCCGATGTATACCGGTCATGATGAACACGGAAACTTTTATGTGGCATCCGAAATGAAAGCACTGGTGCCCGTTTGTAAAACAATTAAAGAATTCCCTGCCGGTAGCTATATGTCCAGTACCAACCATAAAATCCAGCGCTATTATCAGCGTGACTGGATGGAATTTGATAACGTTAAAAATAATACTACTGATGAATACGAACTGCGTAACGCGCTGGAAGAGGCGGTAAAAAGTCACCTGATGTCCGACGTTCCTTATGGGGTGTTGCTGTCTGGCGGTTTAGACTCCTCCGTTATTTCGGCAATTACCAAAAAATACGCCGCTCGCCGTATTGAAGATGACGAACGTAGCGAAGCCTGGTGGCCTCAGCTTCACTCCTTCGCCGTTGGTCTGGAAGGTTCACCTGACTTGGCCGCTGCCCAGGAAGTCGCGCGCCATTTAGGTACGGTTCATCATGAAATCCACTTCACTGTACAGGAAGGAATGGATGCCATTCGTGATGTGATTTATCACATCGAAACCTATGATGTGACAACCATTCGTGCTTCAACACCAATGTACCTGATGGCCCGTAAAATTAAGGCCATGGGTATCAAAATGGTGTTATCCGGTGAAGGTGCCGATGAAGTGTTCGGCGGATACCTCTACTTCCATAAAGCGCCAAACGAAAAAGAGTTCCATGAAGAAACCGTACGCAAACTTCTGGCTTTGCATATGTATGACTGCGCCCGTGCCAATAAAGCGATGGCAGCCTGGGGTGTAGAAGCTCGGGTGCCTTTCCTGGATAAGAAATTCCTCGATGTTGCTATGCGCATTAATCCAAAAGATAAAATGTGCGGTAACGGTAAGATGGAAAAGTATATTATTCGTAAGAACTTTGAGTCTTATATTCCTGCCAGCGTGGCGTGGCGCCAGAAAGAACAGTTCTCCGACGGTGTTGGCTATAGTTGGATTGACAGCCTGAAGGCCACTGCCGCCGAACAAATCGGCGACCAACAGCTGCAAAATGCCAGTTTCCGCTTCCCGTATAATACGCCAACCTCTAAAGAGGCCTATTTATACCGTGAAATCTTTGAAGAACTTTTCCCACTACCTAGCGCTGCAGAATGCGTTCCTGGTGGCCCTTCTGTGGCTTGTTCTTCGGCTAAAGCGATTGAATGGGATGAATCTTTCAAGAAATTGGATGACCCATCAGGTCGCGCAGTAGGTGTTCACCAATCGGCTTATAAAAGCTAATTGCTTGTATAAAGCGACTCGCTAATATGCGGTTTAAAAAACGGGCCACTTCGGCCCGTTTTGCTATGGAAATAAAAAACTCCCGCCTTCTCTCATCAAATTGATGCTTTTTTTGTCGCTTTTATCGACATATCGGTTATTAGCCAAACAATCAGACAAAACTGTGCTCTTTATGAGAAAAAACTAGTTGACGATCGTGGCACAGATACGCATAATGCGCCCCGCAACGCCGTTGAAGGTTAAGCAAAAAGTATTTGGCTACGTAGCTCAGCTGGTTAGAGCACATCACTCATAATGATGGGGTCACAGGTTCAAATCCCGTCGTAGCCACCATTTTGCGGAAGTGGCGAAATTGGTAGACGCACCAGATTTAGGTTCTGGCGCCGCAAGGTGTGCGAGTTCAAGTCTCGCCTTCCGCACCATTTTCCTTCAATGACAATGCTCGGGTGGGGTATCGCCAAGCGGTAAGGCAACGGGTTTTGATCCCGTCATCCCCAGGTTCGAATCCTGGTACCCCAGCCATTTTTCTGCTTATACTTATAAGCTATTTTGGAAATTATCTCCTATTGGGGTATCGCCAAGCGGTAAGGCAACGGGTTTTGATCCCGTCATCCCCAGGTTCGAATCCTGGTACCCCAGCCATTTCCTTCTCTCCCTTTTTATTCTCAGATTTTTTACCGTTTCCATCTCTCCCATCCTTTTCTTTGCTTATCGTTCAAAAAGTCATCAAACAAATAGCTTAAACTCCAAATCTGTCTGTTTTCTGCCCGATGAGCAGATCAAAACCTTGACGAAAACGACACATATCCGCATAATGCGCTCCTTAACGCCGTTGAAGGTTAAGCAAAAAGTATTTGGCTACGTAGCTCAGCTGGTTAGAGCACATCACTCATAATGATGGGGTCACAGGTTCAAATCCCGTCGTAGCCACCATTTTGCGGAAGTGGCGAAATTGGTAGACGCACCAGATTTAGGTTCTGGCGCCGCAAGGTGTGCGAGTTCAAGTCTCGCCTTCCGCACCATTTTCCTTCAGCGACAATATTACTGGTGGGGTATCGCCAAGCGGTAAGGCAACGGGTTTTGATCCCGTCATCCCCAGGTTCGAATCCTGGTACCCCAGCCATTCTCTTATTGAGTATGGTTTTCCAGACATAAAAAAACTCGCATCAGCGAGTTTTTTTATGTCTGTCGTTCGGCATTGTTAAGCGGCTAATTATAACCCCAGCGCATATTTCAATGCCCATTGCTTAAGCTTACCTGCACGTTCCGCCGCCATTAACGCCAGATTGCGCACCAAACGCAACGGTGGTAGTTGGTTGCTAAACGCTTTGTAGAACAAATCCATACCAGATTGCATCAGTAAGTTATCCGGGTAGCGTCTGCGCTGATAACGACTTAAAACCTTATCAGAACCATACTCCTCTCCTTTCTTACGAGCCTCCAGCAGCACCTGCAATAAGCAATCCACGTCACGATAACCTAAATTAACTCCCTGGCCAGCCAGAGGATTAATGGTATGGGCCGAATCCCCCACCAACACCATGCCAGAATGATAATAACGTTGGGCATGACGACGAATTAATGGAAACGATCCTGCGGCTTTCACTTTTACCTTTCCCAAACGTTCCGGGAACTCACGCAATACTTCTTTTTCCAGTTCAGGCAGAGAGAGTGATTGTAACTGACGAATACGAGACGGTGAGTCATACCACACCAGAGAAGCATATTGTCCAAACAGCGGCAGAAATGCACGAGGTCCTGAAGGATAAAACTGCTGCCAGGTTGCATCTTGCTGAAGTTGTTGCGTCTCAACGGTTATCAACATACAGGACTGACGATATTGCCAACCGGTTAATCCAATACCGGCAAACTTTCTTACCGCAGAATCTGCACCGTCCGCACCAATGACTAATGGCGCACTCAGGCATTCGCCATTGTCCAATGTCACCAGCTTTAATGTAGCATCAACCTCTGATGGAATAACGGAAACTAAGCGTGCTGGGCAATGCAGAGCTAATGATGGCCAGTGCTCAAACTGTTGCCATAACCCCAGTTGAATGAGACGATTCTCTACCATGTAACCTAATTCGGGTAATGACAGTGAAGCAGCATCAAAAACCACTTTAGATTCATTCCATTCCCAGGTTTCCAGCTTGCGGTAAGGTGTAATTCGCATTGATGCAATACTATCCCATGCACCCAATCGTTTTAGCAGATTAACCGAAGTACAACCAATGGCTGAAACTCGCACGTCAGGTTCGCTATCGGCGGAAAAAACTGCCGGGCTATCATGCTCAATTACCGCTACCGACCAGCCCTCTTGAGCTAACCCAAGGGCAACCGCTGCGCCGACCATTCCACCGCCGACAACAATGGCATCATACTGTTTTATTGTTTTTTTCATGTTGTTATCACACCGCGCTAATCCTTACTACCACAGAGTGTACCGGATTTTTACAATTCCTTCAGCGTCGAAGCGATGCTTAAGCTGGTCACGGGAACAACAAACCATTACAATACGCGCCCTGCATAGGGTTTTAACCTGTACTGAGTAGCGAATCTATGACCAAGAAACTGTATATAAAAACCTGGGGCTGTCAGATGAACGAGTACGATTCATCTAAAATGGCCGATTTACTGGGAAGTACCCATGGCTATCAGCTGACCGAAGATGCTGAAGAAGCGGATGTTCTATTGCTGAATACCTGCTCAATTCGTGAAAAAGCGCAGGAAAAGGTATTCCATCAGCTTGGTCGCTGGAAATCATTTAAAGACACCAGACCCGATATTATTATTGGTGTGGGTGGATGTGTGGCGTCTCAGGAAGGCGATCACATTCGTCAACGCGCGCCGTTTGTCGATGTCATCTTTGGGCCACAAACCCTGCATCGCCTGCCGGAGATGATCAATAAAGCCAGCGGCACACGTAGCCCGGTGGTTGATATCAGCTTCCCGGAAATCGAGAAATTCGACCGCTTACCGGAACCTAAAGCCGAAGGCCCTACCGCCTTTGTTTCCATTATGGAAGGCTGCAATAAATATTGTACTTACTGCGTGGTACCTTATACCCGTGGTGAAGAAGTGAGCCGCCCAAGCGATGATGTGCTATTCGAAATAGCCCAGCTTGCAGCTCAGGGCGTACGGGAAGTAAATCTGCTGGGCCAAAACGTTAACGCCTACCGTGGACCCGCTTTTGACGGTGGTATCTGTACTTTTGCAGACTTGCTACGTTTAGTGGCCAGTATTGATGGTATTGACCGTATTCGCTTCACCACCAGCCATCCAATTGAGTTTACTGACGATATCATTGAAGTCTATAAAGATACCCCTGAGCTGGTGAGTTTCCTGCATTTACCGGTACAAAGCGGTTCTGATCGCGTTTTAAATATGATGGGCAGAACCCATACTGCACTGGAATATAAAGCCATTATTCGCAAATTACGTGCAGCACGTCCGGACCTGCAAATCAGTTCTGACTTCATTGTTGGTTTCCCGGGTGAAACTCTGCAAGACTTCGAACAAACCATGAAGCTGATTGCCGATGTTGATTTCGATATGAGCTATAGCTTTATCTTCTCTGCCCGACCGGGAACACCAGCGGCCGATATGGTCGATGATGTATCCGAAGATGAGAAAAAGCAGCGCCTGTATATTCTGCAGGAAAGAATCAATCAGCAGGCGATGCAATATAGCCGTCGTATGCAAGGCAGCATCCAGCGTATTTTAGTGGAAGGTACATCACGTAAAAGCGTTATGGAGCTGTCCGGTCGTACCGAGAATAACCGTGTGGTTAACTTTGAAGGCACTCCGGATATGATTGGTAAATTCGTTGACGTAGAAATTGTCGATGTTTATACCAACTCCCTGCGTGGCAAGCTGGTAAGAACCGAAGACCAGATGAACCTGCGGGTTCAGGCTTCACCGGAAGAGGTGATCGCGCGTACCCGTAAGGAAGATGATTTAGGCGTAGGCGTTTACCAGCCTCAATAAGGCCGTTTTCATATTAAAACATCATGATAAGCAGACTCTGTTTATCATGATGTTATAAAACACAGATTACTGCTTCATTGAGATTAATATTCATCAGACACAGGGAAAGTAAAACATGGGCATGATCATTCTACCAACCATTGGCTTGCTGTGTATTTTGCTGCTGATTCTGGGCGTTCTGCTGTTCTATATCAATAAACGTTCATCCCCTGTGCTTATCATTCTGTTTATTCTGGCTGCGGCGGCCGCCTGTTCGGTTGGCTGGTTCCTTTATCAATGTATTGCGGCTACCGGCGGCGCTCACTGAGTTATTCCCCTCCCCCTAAACGTGATTTCATCGAATTTATCTCAATAGTTGCGAATTTGAGATCCCACATGAATAATGATGTAAGTTATCTATAATTAAAGATAAATAGCGCTGTACAAAAAACATTCTTATTCATTAATCACATCGCGAGATTAAGAGGTACTACTTGAAAATTGATACTTTGGAAGTTTCACTGGAACCCGCAGACAACGAGCGCCTGAAAAGCCTATGTGGTCCATTTGATGACAATATCAAACAGTTGGAACGACGCCTTGGTATTGAAATCAATCGTCGCGATAATCGATTCACTCTGGTTGGAAAAGCCTCCTGTGTTGAGGTGGCTAAAGATATTCTTCTCACGCTTTATGTTGATACCGCTCCGATACGCGGGATCATTCCTGATATTGAACCCGACCAAATACATTTAGCAATTAAAGAATCTGGCGTTTTAGAGCAAATTGCCGATTCGGTACCAGAGTACGGCAAAGCAGTCATCATCAAAACTAAACGAGGGATGATTAAACCGCGCACGCCAAATCAGGCTCAATACATTGCCAATATTCTCGATCATGATATTACTTTTGGTGTCGGCCCTGCGGGTACCGGTAAAACCTATCTGGCGGTTGCGGCGGCAGTGGATGCACTGGAACGTCAGGAAATTCGCAGAATACTGCTCACCCGCCCTGCCGTTGAAGCCGGTGAAAAACTGGGTTTTCTGCCCGGTGATTTAAGCCAGAAAGTCGACCCTTACCTGCGCCCGTTATATGACGCGCTGTTTGAAATGTTGGGCTTTGAACGGGTAGAGAAGCTGATGGAGCGCAACGTTATCGAAGTGGCTCCTCTGGCCTATATGCGTGGCCGTACCTTGAACGATGCATTTATTATTCTGGATGAGAGCCAGAACACCTCCATTGAACAGATGAAGATGTTCCTGACCCGTATCGGATTCAACTCTAAAGCGGTGATCACCGGTGACGTAACGCAAATTGACCTGCCACGTAATCAAAAGTCCGGCTTACGTCATGCAATTGAGGTATTATCCAACGTTGATGAAATCAGCTTTAATTTCTTTCATAGCGAAGACGTGGTCAGACACCCGGTGGTTGCCCGTATCGTTATCGCCTATGAAGAATGGGAAGCTGAAGACCAAAAACGTAAAGATGCACTGGCAGAGCAACGCAAACGCGAATATCAGCAAACCTCTGAGTCCGGCGCGCAATAATTGAAGGCTGATATGGACCACGTGATTTTAGATTTACAGGTAGCCTGTGAGAATACTCAGGGATTACCTGATGAGCAGGAGATTCAACGCTGGTTGGATGCGGCGGTACTTCCTTTCCAACGGGAAGCGGAAGTCACCGTCCGTCTGGTGGATACAGAAGAGAGCCACCAGCTTAATCATACCTATAGGGGAATGGATAAACCGACGAATGTGTTATCATTTCCCTTTGAGGCTCCCCCCGGCATGGAAATGCCGCTGTTGGGGGATTTGGTCATCTGCCGTCAGATTGTAGAAAAAGAAGCGGATGAACAAAATAAGATTTTACTCGCACATTGGGCTCATATGGTTGTCCATGGTAGCCTCCATCTGTTAGGGTATGATCACATCATTGATGATGATGCGGAAGAAATGGAGTCTTTAGAGACTGAGATTATGCAAGAGTTAGGTTATCCTGACCCCTATGCCTCAGAAAAAGACGCAGTCTAACTAACTAATAAAGAATGCATGAGCGACGATCATTCACAAAGTAACGATAGCCCTGGACCCAAAAAGGGCTTCTTTTCACTGATTCTTGGCCAGTTTTTTCATGGCGAGCCTAAAAACCGCGGCGACTTAGTCGAACTTATCCGCGATTCAGAACAAAACGATCTTATCGATCCCGATACCCGCGATATGCTGGAAGGTGTCATGGATATCGCAGAGCAACGCGTCCGCGATATTATGATCCCTCGTTCCCAGATGATTACCTTAAAACGTAATCAGCCGCTGGAAGAGTGTCTGGATGTGATTATCGAATCAGCCCACTCCCGCTTCCCGGTGATCAGCGAAGACAAAGACCATATTGAAGGCATTTTAATGGCGAAAGATTTATTGCCATTTATGAGTAAAGACTCTCAGCCTTTCACTATCGATCAGGTTCTTCGTC from the Limnobaculum zhutongyuii genome contains:
- the nagC gene encoding DNA-binding transcriptional regulator NagC, yielding MTTGGQIGNIDLVKQLNGAVVYRLIDQQGPISRIQIAELSQLAPASITKITRQLLDRGLIKEVEQQASTGGRRAVSIVTENKNFHTVAVRLGRNNATITLYNLSGKALIEEPYSLPERTQEALEKGLLQAIAHFIDTFSNKIRELIAIAISLPGLVDPEDGVVKYMPHISVSDWQLGKVVHERFNISCFIGHDIRSLALAEHYFGATQDCEDSMLIRVHRGAGAGFIINGQIFLGKNRNVGEIGHIQIDPLGERCYCGNFGCLETVASNFAIEQRVRNLLSQGYNSKLTLDDCSISAICKAANKGDDLAVNVIDYVGHQLGKAISIAINLFNPQKVVISGDITEAQKVLLSSIQRCIDNQVLINFRQNLPLVTTQLDHRSAIGSFALVKRSMLNGVLLQHLLGDSND
- the asnB gene encoding asparagine synthase B, which translates into the protein MCSIFGVLDIKSDPIELRKKALEMSRLMRHRGPDWSGVYASDTAILAHERLSIVDVNNGAQPLYNAAHTHVLAVNGEIYNHQELRRQLKDKYEFQTESDCEVILALYQEKGIDFLDDLQGMFAFILYDSTNNSYLLGRDHIGIIPMYTGHDEHGNFYVASEMKALVPVCKTIKEFPAGSYMSSTNHKIQRYYQRDWMEFDNVKNNTTDEYELRNALEEAVKSHLMSDVPYGVLLSGGLDSSVISAITKKYAARRIEDDERSEAWWPQLHSFAVGLEGSPDLAAAQEVARHLGTVHHEIHFTVQEGMDAIRDVIYHIETYDVTTIRASTPMYLMARKIKAMGIKMVLSGEGADEVFGGYLYFHKAPNEKEFHEETVRKLLALHMYDCARANKAMAAWGVEARVPFLDKKFLDVAMRINPKDKMCGNGKMEKYIIRKNFESYIPASVAWRQKEQFSDGVGYSWIDSLKATAAEQIGDQQLQNASFRFPYNTPTSKEAYLYREIFEELFPLPSAAECVPGGPSVACSSAKAIEWDESFKKLDDPSGRAVGVHQSAYKS
- the ubiF gene encoding 3-demethoxyubiquinol 3-hydroxylase encodes the protein MKKTIKQYDAIVVGGGMVGAAVALGLAQEGWSVAVIEHDSPAVFSADSEPDVRVSAIGCTSVNLLKRLGAWDSIASMRITPYRKLETWEWNESKVVFDAASLSLPELGYMVENRLIQLGLWQQFEHWPSLALHCPARLVSVIPSEVDATLKLVTLDNGECLSAPLVIGADGADSAVRKFAGIGLTGWQYRQSCMLITVETQQLQQDATWQQFYPSGPRAFLPLFGQYASLVWYDSPSRIRQLQSLSLPELEKEVLREFPERLGKVKVKAAGSFPLIRRHAQRYYHSGMVLVGDSAHTINPLAGQGVNLGYRDVDCLLQVLLEARKKGEEYGSDKVLSRYQRRRYPDNLLMQSGMDLFYKAFSNQLPPLRLVRNLALMAAERAGKLKQWALKYALGL
- the miaB gene encoding tRNA (N6-isopentenyl adenosine(37)-C2)-methylthiotransferase MiaB, which encodes MTKKLYIKTWGCQMNEYDSSKMADLLGSTHGYQLTEDAEEADVLLLNTCSIREKAQEKVFHQLGRWKSFKDTRPDIIIGVGGCVASQEGDHIRQRAPFVDVIFGPQTLHRLPEMINKASGTRSPVVDISFPEIEKFDRLPEPKAEGPTAFVSIMEGCNKYCTYCVVPYTRGEEVSRPSDDVLFEIAQLAAQGVREVNLLGQNVNAYRGPAFDGGICTFADLLRLVASIDGIDRIRFTTSHPIEFTDDIIEVYKDTPELVSFLHLPVQSGSDRVLNMMGRTHTALEYKAIIRKLRAARPDLQISSDFIVGFPGETLQDFEQTMKLIADVDFDMSYSFIFSARPGTPAADMVDDVSEDEKKQRLYILQERINQQAMQYSRRMQGSIQRILVEGTSRKSVMELSGRTENNRVVNFEGTPDMIGKFVDVEIVDVYTNSLRGKLVRTEDQMNLRVQASPEEVIARTRKEDDLGVGVYQPQ
- a CDS encoding PhoH family protein: MKIDTLEVSLEPADNERLKSLCGPFDDNIKQLERRLGIEINRRDNRFTLVGKASCVEVAKDILLTLYVDTAPIRGIIPDIEPDQIHLAIKESGVLEQIADSVPEYGKAVIIKTKRGMIKPRTPNQAQYIANILDHDITFGVGPAGTGKTYLAVAAAVDALERQEIRRILLTRPAVEAGEKLGFLPGDLSQKVDPYLRPLYDALFEMLGFERVEKLMERNVIEVAPLAYMRGRTLNDAFIILDESQNTSIEQMKMFLTRIGFNSKAVITGDVTQIDLPRNQKSGLRHAIEVLSNVDEISFNFFHSEDVVRHPVVARIVIAYEEWEAEDQKRKDALAEQRKREYQQTSESGAQ
- the ybeY gene encoding rRNA maturation RNase YbeY, which produces MDHVILDLQVACENTQGLPDEQEIQRWLDAAVLPFQREAEVTVRLVDTEESHQLNHTYRGMDKPTNVLSFPFEAPPGMEMPLLGDLVICRQIVEKEADEQNKILLAHWAHMVVHGSLHLLGYDHIIDDDAEEMESLETEIMQELGYPDPYASEKDAV